The DNA segment TTGACTATATAACTTAATGAGTATAAAATTTGGCTTAATTGGTGGCGGAGTTATGGGAGAAGCCCTGTTATCCCGCCTGATTGCGCGGGAAATCTATCAACCATCCCAAGTGATAGTCAGTGAACCCTTAGCGACCCGCCAAAGTTATTTGCGACAAAAATATAATGTAAATGTAACTACAGATAATGGGGCAGTTTTTACTGAAGCGAGTGAAGTAGTATTTTTAGCAGTAAAACCACAAGTATTTAGTGCGATCGCTCAAGAGTTAGCAGACGTTCTGACTATACAAATATCGCCCCTAGTGATTTCCATTTTAGCTGGAGTGTCCCTAAGCCAACTAGAATCAGCATTTCCCCAGTTACCAGTCATTCGAGCCATGCCCAATACCCCAGCCACAGTGGGGGCAGGAATTACCGCCATGTGTTTAGGTGCATACACTAGTCACAAGCATCACAAAATAGCACATCAAGTTTTTTCGGCGGTGGGAGAGGTAGTAGAAGTTTCCGAAATGCTGATGGATGCAGTCACAGGATTGTCGGGTAGTGGACCTGCTTACGTAGCCTTGATGGTGGAATCACTGGCTGATGGGGGAGTAGCAGCTGGGTTACCCAGAAGCATCGCCAATCAGCTAGCTTTACAAACTGTATTGGGAACAGCGACACTGTTGCAAGAAAACAAAATCCACCCAGCAGAACTTAAAGACCGTGTGACCAGTCCCGGTGGTACAACCATTGCGGGAATAGCCCAACTAGAAAAGGCCGGATTTCGTTCAGCTTTAATTGAAGCAGTGAAAGCGGCGACACTGCGATCGCAAGAGTTGGGAAAATGAAGAGATTGGGTATTGGGTACTGGGTACTGGAAAAAAGTGGTCTGCATACCTAATTCCCCCGCCTATTCCCCCATGATGAAGTGGTCATTTGTTTGTATTTGCCAACCTGTCAAGTTATGATAAAAGTAACTAACATAGGTCTACATGGTCAGGCATGGGCTGTTGACTGTTAGCTAGGTGTTTAGAGAAGTAGTCCTTGCACATTGATGAACTCGCCCACCGTTTGCCAAAGGCATCCACAAAACAAGAGTGCAAGATACCTTTTGGTATTACCTCGGTTGGTACTCCAGTCATAGTCCGTAAAAATCAAACGGCACAAAGACAATTTATCGCCTGTGGGAGACGGGCGACTGCCTGTGGACGCTGTGTAAGACCATCATCGGGTTTAGTCCCGAACTTGTTCCCAACGTGGCAACGGCGGATAATACGGGAAACTCCAAAGACGAATAAGACCGTCCTTGTGCTAGCTGAACTTGATTAGCCCCAACTTCAGCCAAAGGCAAGTTGGCGTACTTCACTATAGTAAAAAGTCCGGTTGCAAATTTGATTGAGTGAATTATCCCGCACCATCTCCAGAACTTGACTTAGGGTTAATATTTCCCTTTGAATTGGATCAATTCCAACAAGATGCGATCGCGTCCCTAAATTCTGGACGTTCCGTAGTCGTGTGTGCGCCCACAGGTTCGGGCAAAACGTTAGTTGGGGAATATGCCATCTATAGAGCCTTATCACGGGGAAAACGTGTATTTTACACTACTCCCCTCAAGGCATTATCAAATCAGAAATTACGCGATTTTCGTGAGAAATTTGGCTACGATTTAGTGGGATTGTTAACTGGAGATATCTCCATTAATAGGGATGCACCGATTTTGGTGATGACCACAGAAATATTCCGGAATATGCTCTATGGCACACCCATCGGGCAAGTCGGCATCTCCTTAGTAGATGTTGAGGCAGTGGTACTAGATGAGTGCCACTACATGAATGATCGCCAACGAGGCACAGTTTGGGAAGAATCCATTATTTACTGTCCTCGTGAAGTTCAGCTGGCAGCCCTTTCCGCAACTGTGGCCAACAGCGACCAACTCACAGACTGGCTAAATCGCGTTCACGGACCCACAGACCTAATTTATTCCGATTTTCGTCCAGTTCCCTTAGAATTTTACTATTGCAATCCCAAAGGGCTGTTTCCCCTCCTGAATGATAGCAAAACCAAAATTAACCCCCGTTTAGCAAACAGAGGCAAAAGGAAGCAAGGAGACAGGGGTAGAGGTGGTAGACCAGAAGCCCCTGGGATCATCTACACCCTCAGCCAGCTACAGCAACGGGATATGCTCCCAGCAATTTACTTTATTTTCAGTCGCCGGGGATGTGATAAAGCAGTTGCAGAAGTTGGTGATTTATGGCTGGTAAACAATGATGAATCGCAAATATTACGCCAGCAAATTGATGATTTTTTAACTCGTAATCCAGAAGCCGGGCGTTCTGGGCAAATTGCACCCCTATACAGAGGTATTGCTGCTCACCATGCCGGAATTTTACCTGCGTGGAAAGGACTAGTAGAAGAACTATTTCAGCAAGGGCTAATTAAAGTCGTCTTTGCCACAGAGACACTAGCGGCGGGAATTAATATGCCAGCCCGGACAACAGTAATTTCCACCCTTTCCAAACGCACTGATTCTGGACATCGCCTATTAAATGCTTCGGAATTCCTCCAGATGGCTGGGCGGGCTGGTCGGCGAGGCATGGACTTACAAGGTCATGTAGTTACAGTCCAAACCCCCTTTGAAGGCTCGAAGGAAGCAGCATATTTAGCAACATCTAAACCAGATCCCCTGGTGAGTCAGTTTACACCAAGTTATGGTATGGTACTGAACTTGCTGCAAATCCACACTCTGGAGCAAGCAAAGGAACTCATAGAACGCAGCTTTGGGCAGTACATGGCAACTCTGCATTTAAGACCAGAGTATGACGAGATGTCTGAACTGCAAACCCAATTAGCTCAACTTCAAGAACAAATCGCCGCAGTTAATGAACATGAACTAGCAGTTTATGAGAAATTGCGCCAACGCCTGAAAGTAGAACGACAGTTACTATCAACCCTGCAAGAACAAGCCCAGGAAAACAGGCAAGAAGAATTTGTCATGATGTTGAGCTTTGCAGTGTCAGGAACTCTGTTAAGTCTCAAAGGTAAAAACATTGCCGTATCTACACCCATAACAGCAGTATTAGTGGGAAAAACTCCTGGTAATGGGGAAGCTCCTTACTTGATATGTTTAGGGCAAGATAATCGCTGGTATGTGGTGACAACCAAGGATGTAGTCGATTTGTATGCGGAATTGCCACGAGTGGATGTGCCAGAGCATATCGTAGCACCGCCAGAATTGCTGTTAAAACCGGGTCAATCCCTTCGTGGTAGTGAAGAAACATTTGCGATCGCGCAACGCATTCCTGAAGCTGGAGAAGGCTCATTGTATATGCCCCCAGAAGTTGCCGAACAACTCAGTCGTGTTACCGCCCTCCAAGAACAATTAGAAGCAAATCCCATCCATCAATCAGGCAATGTTAGCAAGATTTTCAAACGCCGGGCGCGTTATGTAGAATTAGAAGCTGAACTGGAACAATTACAATCACAAGTCGAGGAACACTCGCAACGCCATTGGGAA comes from the Nodularia sp. NIES-3585 genome and includes:
- the proC gene encoding pyrroline-5-carboxylate reductase, encoding MSIKFGLIGGGVMGEALLSRLIAREIYQPSQVIVSEPLATRQSYLRQKYNVNVTTDNGAVFTEASEVVFLAVKPQVFSAIAQELADVLTIQISPLVISILAGVSLSQLESAFPQLPVIRAMPNTPATVGAGITAMCLGAYTSHKHHKIAHQVFSAVGEVVEVSEMLMDAVTGLSGSGPAYVALMVESLADGGVAAGLPRSIANQLALQTVLGTATLLQENKIHPAELKDRVTSPGGTTIAGIAQLEKAGFRSALIEAVKAATLRSQELGK
- a CDS encoding RNA helicase, yielding MNYPAPSPELDLGLIFPFELDQFQQDAIASLNSGRSVVVCAPTGSGKTLVGEYAIYRALSRGKRVFYTTPLKALSNQKLRDFREKFGYDLVGLLTGDISINRDAPILVMTTEIFRNMLYGTPIGQVGISLVDVEAVVLDECHYMNDRQRGTVWEESIIYCPREVQLAALSATVANSDQLTDWLNRVHGPTDLIYSDFRPVPLEFYYCNPKGLFPLLNDSKTKINPRLANRGKRKQGDRGRGGRPEAPGIIYTLSQLQQRDMLPAIYFIFSRRGCDKAVAEVGDLWLVNNDESQILRQQIDDFLTRNPEAGRSGQIAPLYRGIAAHHAGILPAWKGLVEELFQQGLIKVVFATETLAAGINMPARTTVISTLSKRTDSGHRLLNASEFLQMAGRAGRRGMDLQGHVVTVQTPFEGSKEAAYLATSKPDPLVSQFTPSYGMVLNLLQIHTLEQAKELIERSFGQYMATLHLRPEYDEMSELQTQLAQLQEQIAAVNEHELAVYEKLRQRLKVERQLLSTLQEQAQENRQEEFVMMLSFAVSGTLLSLKGKNIAVSTPITAVLVGKTPGNGEAPYLICLGQDNRWYVVTTKDVVDLYAELPRVDVPEHIVAPPELLLKPGQSLRGSEETFAIAQRIPEAGEGSLYMPPEVAEQLSRVTALQEQLEANPIHQSGNVSKIFKRRARYVELEAELEQLQSQVEEHSQRHWEEFVNLISILQHFDALDNLVPTKLGRIAAAIRGENELWLGLVFESGELEHLDPHHLAAAAAALVIETPRPDSRVHFELSNEVVEALAKLRNIRRKVFQLQRRYNVALPIWLEFELIAIVEKWALGTPWTELCENTTLDEGDVVRILRRTLDLLSQIPHVPHLSKDFQRNAYRAMQLIDRFPVNEVAD